A genomic segment from Planctomycetia bacterium encodes:
- a CDS encoding prolipoprotein diacylglyceryl transferase yields the protein MHSTLFYIPDVIPGTGIPVFGVGLLMGVWAVAAIVWAVWLLRAGRTAELKSGVLLVALVGVAIYFSKTIVEPGLGLPIRGYGTLLLVAVVSAVALAIFRAWQLRMDVEVIYSLAFWLFAGGMSGARLFYVWQYWDQQFSRPTWQATLLEVVKFNEGGLVVYGSLIGGVIALFAFCRKYQLPALAMADLIAPSCALGAGLGRLGCLMQGCCFGGACDLPWAVTFP from the coding sequence ATGCACTCCACCCTCTTCTACATTCCCGACGTGATTCCCGGCACGGGGATTCCCGTGTTCGGCGTGGGGCTGTTGATGGGCGTCTGGGCCGTGGCCGCCATTGTCTGGGCTGTATGGCTGTTGCGGGCGGGGAGAACCGCGGAACTCAAGAGTGGCGTCTTGCTGGTCGCACTCGTCGGCGTGGCGATCTATTTTTCGAAGACCATCGTCGAACCAGGTCTTGGCCTGCCGATTCGCGGCTATGGGACGCTGCTGCTGGTGGCCGTCGTAAGCGCTGTGGCGCTCGCCATCTTCCGCGCGTGGCAATTGCGGATGGACGTGGAGGTCATCTACAGCCTCGCCTTTTGGCTGTTCGCCGGCGGGATGTCAGGCGCACGGCTGTTCTATGTCTGGCAGTATTGGGATCAGCAATTCAGCCGCCCCACCTGGCAGGCGACGTTGCTGGAAGTCGTCAAGTTCAACGAAGGCGGGCTCGTCGTATACGGCTCGCTGATCGGCGGTGTGATCGCGCTCTTCGCGTTTTGCCGCAAGTATCAATTGCCGGCGTTGGCAATGGCCGACCTGATCGCCCCCAGTTGCGCGCTCGGCGCTGGCCTAGGGCGGCTCGGCTGCTTGATGCAAGGTTGTTGCTTCGGCGGCGCCTGCGATCTCCCTTGGGCCGTGACGTTTCCC